Proteins from a single region of Balaenoptera acutorostrata chromosome 16, mBalAcu1.1, whole genome shotgun sequence:
- the TACR2 gene encoding LOW QUALITY PROTEIN: substance-K receptor (The sequence of the model RefSeq protein was modified relative to this genomic sequence to represent the inferred CDS: substituted 1 base at 1 genomic stop codon), which produces MGACAMVTDTNISSGLESNATGITAFSMPGWQLALXAAAYPALVLVAVMGSAVVIWITLAHQRMRTVTNYFIVNLALADLCMAAFNAAFNFVYASHNIWYFGRAFCYFQNLFPITAMFVSIYSMTAIAADRYTAIVHPFQPRLSAPSTRAVIAGIWLVALALTFPQCFYSTITMDRGATKHVVAWPEDSGGKMHLLYHLAVITLFYILPLVVMFVAYGVISLTLWRCTVPGYEAHGANLRHLQAKKFVKTMVLVVVTFAIRWLPYHLYFILGSFQEDIYCHKFIQQVYLALFWLAMSFTMYNPIIYCCLNHRFCSGLRLAFRYCPWVTPTEKDKIERTHTSSLSTRVNRCHTKETLFVAGDVASSGAANGQAGSLQAEVSTDP; this is translated from the exons ATGGGAGCCTGTGCCATGGTGACTGACACCAACATCTCGTCTGGCCTTGAGAGCAACGCCACGGGCATCACAGCCTTCTCCATGCCTGGCTGGCAGCTGGCATTGTAGGCAGCAGCCTACCCGGCCCTGGTGCTGGTGGCTGTGATGGGCAGTGCTGTGGTTATCTGGATCACCCTGGCCCATCAGAGGATGCGCACGGTCACCAACTACTTCATTGTCAACCTGGCCCTGGCCGACCTCTGCATGGCCGCCTTCAACGCAGCCTTCAACTTCGTCTACGCCAGCCACAACATCTGGTACTTTGGCCGTGCCTTCTGCTACTTCCAGAACCTCTTCCCCATCACAGCCATGTTTGTCAGCATCTACTCCATGACCGCCATCGCCGCCGACAG GTACACGGCCATCGTCCACCCCTTCCAGCCACGGCTCTCGGCCCCCAGCACCAGAGCAGTAATTGCTGGCATCTGGCTGGTGGCCCTGGCCCTCACCTTCCCCCAGTGTTTCTACTCCACCATCACCATGGACCGGGGTGCCACCAAGCACGTGGTGGCCTGGCCCGAAGACAGCGGCGGCAAGATGCACCTTTT GTACCACCTCGCGGTGATAACCCTCTTTTACATCCTGCCTCTCGTGGTGATGTTCGTCGCCTACGGTGTCATCAGCCTCACCCTCTGGAGATGCACTGTCCCAGGGTACGAGGCGCATGGCGCCAACTTGCGCCACCTGCAGGCCAAGAAG TTTGTGAAGAccatggtgctggtggtggtgacaTTTGCCATCCGCTGGCTGCCCTACCACCTCTACTTCATCCTGGGCAGCTTCCAGGAGGACATCTACTGCCACAAGTTCATCCAGCAGGTCTACCTGGCGCTCTTCTGGCTGGCCATGAGCTTCACCATGTACAATCCCATCATTTATTGCTGCCTCAACCACAG GTTTTGCTCTGGATTGCGGCTTGCTTTCCGTTACTGCCCATGGGTCACGCCAACTGAGAAGGACAAGATTGAGCGGACTCACACCTCATCCCTTTCCACGAGGGTCAACAGGTGTCACACTAAGGAGACTTTGTTCGTGGCTGGGGATGTGGCCTCCTCGGGGGCTGCCAATGGGCAGGCTGGAAGTCTGCAAGCTGAAGTGTCTACTGACCCCTGA